The genomic window atcacacgTACGTGAAAAATGAGGCTGCGCAGCAGTTTAGCGGGATGAAGTAGCAAATTTCACCTCGGTGTTGTACAGATAGGTTCGCGCATGAGCAGTCCACAATTGCTTCAATTACGTCCCTTGGGAGATCACTTTCGTCCCCAGGGAGAAGAAATTGACCACTCGTGTTTCACAAACCTACCACGCAAAGTCCCGCGGCTTTTTATTAGCGTTTCATAAAATCCATCGTGTTTGCTTCAGGCTAAAAGTTGGCGATGGTTACTCGTATGATTGTCGCATTTGCTTTCCTCAGGCGCAAACTTCACTATTTACAATTAAACTATGCAACCTTCTTTCAATTCACCCGTAATTGAGCTGGCTATTGTGTATGTAcattaaaattatcattataatgcaatttcatattttaaataCGAATTAATTAATCCATAACGATTTCGCGTAAAGACAAtaaattacatatttacaattaaaggttcttcaaaattcaaacctttttttcaatttacccaTAATTGAGCGGGTTATTATGTACAAATTATTTCTACGGCATGTATTCCATATTCTAAATaggaattaataaataaataaataacagtttCATGTaattatgtacgtataattatgCACATCATATTGACTAGCACACGCATTACCCACTGGTTGCAATTGGATATGaaagtgtttcaaattttatcggCATTGAACTTTTGTTAAAAGTGTTCGTACAAACTGGGTCACGGATTCACACAGCGCTAATTTTTCTGCCGAGTTGATTAGGTTGGCAATgtagaaacaaaatttaccaGTACGGTACTGCGTGAGTTCGTCATCTACGTACACCGAgcatttacattttggaaGACCATTGATTCATTATACTTAAGTTGTATATAACAAAAGTATTGCACTAACTAAACAAGCCGGCAAAACAGTTCTTTCGCGATAATTTTCATCGCCATCAAAAGGGAAAAGCCTGTCGTCCTTTCCGACAAACTTTCGCGATGATCTCGAAAACGGCCGAGTGAAAAATGTGAACATGATAGAACTTGGCAACgagatcaaaaattttaaaagcaacaaagtaataaaattttgttcgaataaataaaattttttaaaaacaaacaaattcacttgaaaacatgattgtccatTTAGAAAAAGTCACTAGGAACAAGTATAGGTTTGTCGGTTAGATATTGAGAAACGTTTCATTTTCGGTAGAACCGAAAGTCAAAATTAAACGGGTCGAGGCAAGTTTTCATGCCCATTATTAATTGATTGTAAAATCCTGcaagtttcaaatattttttcattgagGCGTTTCTGAGAACATCGCGGGAGTTTATCGGACAGACTGACAGACTGACATTTTCTAAAAACCTGTTTGTCGGATTCTGGAGgttcaaaaatgtaaagatTTGTTGATACTAGCAATCTCTTTGTCATACAACTCAATCCTCCGTACAAATTGATTAAATCTTACCATTAAAAAGGGTAAGACAAGTTTGGGTCAAAATGCATCATTCGACGTCCATGGCATCGGATGATGCATCTGTCACTGCCAAGTTCTCCGCTCCTTCCTGGTGTCTTGATTTTATGTGACGTTCGAGGTCTCTCCGTCTTACCAAGATCTTGCCGCAGAGTTCGCACTTGTAAGGCGTGGCTCCTTCTGCATGCAGCCGAACGTGTTTATTGAGATTACTCGGATCTCCGAAAGCTCGCAGACAGTGCTTACACTTCAGAGGCTTATATCCAGTGTGGGTTCTAAAATCACGTGTAGAACAGTCACTCGTTATTTCCACGTTGACGAATATTTGATAATAACTCGATTTCCGTACATACTCGAAACTGCAGTCATCGCACTCTACTTGTTGAAATACTTGCGGTGAAAATCTACAAACCTGATGTGTATCTTAAGTCCGTATTTTCGTGAGTAAACCTTGCCGCAGTATATGCAAAGGTGTCCCTGCTTCGATTTGCCAAGATTACTCGCGATCGTCTCCATCTGCGCCGCGTGTAGTTCCGGTGCCAATTGAATCTGCGGCACTTGATACGCAGGCTGGACCACCGTGGATCCGCAGCTCCTTACTTCCGGCGAGTAAATTGGCACCGCGAGGTTATTCTGCAACGCGGGTTGCAAATAGGGCTTGAACGCGGAATTTCCCGAGCTCAAGTTTTCGACGACCGGTAAAATCCCGATCGAAGAACTTGGGGAGTCATTTGTCGAATCAGTTCGTAAAGTGTCACCTAGGATTGGTGAAATCTGCTGGGGTGATGTCGTCGGCGAGCCGGTCAGTTTGAATTCGAACAATGCCGTCGCTGGGAGCACTGCGTCCGTGGATAAACTTTCCGGCTCAGCCTTTTCAAACTCGTCGGCCAAAAGAGTCCAGAGATAGGAGAGTTCGAACTTATCGCAGTGAAGCGCCATGTGCAGCTTCAGCGGATTTGGATATTCGAATAAGGTGCTGCATTGCAGACACATGTAGGTGGTTTGACCTGACgagaggagtaaaatgttaaaattaatGAGCATTGCCGCGGGACTGACCGTAGATAAAATAAGCGTTGGATTTTTAGAGTTGTTAGATTCTACAGATAGAGTGAAACCTACGCTGAATATTGGCTGGAACGAGGAACGGTATGTTTAACATTGCCAGAACTTTATCACTAAACCATAAAAGCAGTTCTTCGCCGGGTGCGATATACCGGATTGTTCTTATGATCACACCTTTTTCCGCCAAGCCCAATAGAACGTTGCAGCTCTGACAGTCCTTGGCGAGTTCGACCATTTTTAACCAACTCGAACTCAAGCTCTCTTGTCCTTTCGCGAGACGGATATATCCGTCGATGAAAATAACCTCTATCTgtcaggaaataaaaataaattattagcTCGATCAAAATGAGCGACGTTAATATTATTCGACGTGAAATTTGCGTGAACAGTATTTGGACAAGTTTAGTTGGAGCTGTAGTACAAGCTGCATGTACATCTACTTACGTTTCGAATTGGCAAGTTGCGACTCTCCTTGAACCGATCCATTTCGACGATCTCTGTCGCGGCATCGTGAGGTAAAGCCGTTGTGGCTATCACTGAAGATTGGGCAAACCTATGAGAAATTGTATTCCGCAGGGTCGCTAAGCTCTTCATTAGGTTACTTTGAGCCATTACGGAATACATGTAATATCCGTGAAGGTTCCGTATTTCGTTGGCGAACATCGGAGTTCGGATAGCTTCCCGAATTTACGGCAGCTCCGTAAATCCGAGCTTATTTCCCAAATGTGCAAAATGTTGGTAAAATTGAcacgatttattattattccgtCTTCTTGGTACGGTTgcaaaatttatgaaaacatTTTGATAGAAAGCCGATTGCGGTTAATCGGCTATGAGAATATTCCACAGTCCGAACCGATACGCGAGGAAGGTTGTTTGAGTACTAAGTGTCAACTGATGACGACCTGTAGTCCGCTTCTACATTTTATACAGGGGGGATGAGTTTCGGTCGCCCGAGATCCCCACTACCGGCACCACCCCCTAAACGCTCCCCACCCCCCATCTAACTGGACGCAAGCGTATGTGTAATTGTATTTAAAGAGTCCCCTTTTGGTTTGTGGTTCGGAAATCAGGGGGCTCGAAAGGGGCCTCGATGAGGGCACGCGTACGAAAGGCGAACCCCCTCTGCTAGTAGCAAGGTGCAGGATGCGTTTACTCTCATACTCGAAATATTGGCTCGCCAAGTGCCCCCTGCCTGAATCCGGACCATCCCGACCGACAACGGCGCATTGATGCTAGGTGATCCGGGTTATCATTGTCTGCCGTTTAAGGGAATCAATTCTCGTGGTGCTCGATGGCAGTATAATTGCATTTTCAAATTGGACCGATGCCACGAACCTATTTCAATATATTCGTTGCGGGATTGAGGAATTAGACGATTATCATAACCGTACTCAACCTTAGTCTGGGATGTTCGAATGAAGTTTTTCTTGgctaaaaatatttgtcaaatgtaaaataaaattttttttttttaccgcaaaaACGTTGCCAAATTCAATCACGATCTAACTTCCATGATTGTTGTGCAAGCAACATTTAACGTCTTGTCAGCTACCGCTTACAGTCAGTCGTACCTTGCAAAATACTTTGGCAAAAATTGGTAGCAGCAACGGGCCCGCGTCTCAGTGCCATTGACACGGGCCGAGGGATTCTGATGTTTGATACGTGGATGGGGCCATAAAAGCCCGATGTGAAAGGACATTGTTTGGACCAGCTGCAAAACCATTGGTCGCCCATCGAGTTCGGGGATCTAGCTGGGCGGGAGGCGCATCTGAATCAACGCTTGATTACCGAATTCATCTCTTCATTCGCTCCTTGCGCTCGCCTGCATAGATCATAGCTGAAGATTATTTATCGCCGCACTTGCCGACTCGTTGAGTCGTCCTGCACTCGCAATCCGGACTATTCGCGATTGCATCAATCTATACGGGGATCCTGGAATCGATTAGTTCATACCTTCGAATTTCCTTATCTCAATGCATATCCCAGCGTAATAATACCGTATTGTTAGTTCCTCCCACGGAAGTAAGCCCGATTATACACTGCCGgccaaaaattcaagtacacCGGTccaaatttattgcaaaactAAAAGTTAGTTAGCGGActcaaaaataaagataattaaACGTTTCAAGAGGCGGTTTAAAGAGCAGAAATTTACCTTCATTTTGCTGTCTTAGAAAATTCTCTACAATTTCTTTTGGCCCCGATACGTATTTTTGAACATGGTCGTTTTTCGGCTATTTTTTAGCCGCCGGAAATTAACTCCGCATCTtaggggaaaattttttatcgacttCTCCTATGGCTAATTTAAAAAGCATATTAAAACCTAGATTTTAGTCTTTTAGAAagatttgt from Neodiprion lecontei isolate iyNeoLeco1 chromosome 1, iyNeoLeco1.1, whole genome shotgun sequence includes these protein-coding regions:
- the LOC124292609 gene encoding zinc finger protein 177-like isoform X2, which codes for MFANEIRNLHGYYMYSVMAQSNLMKSLATLRNTISHRFAQSSVIATTALPHDAATEIVEMDRFKESRNLPIRNIEVIFIDGYIRLAKGQESLSSSWLKMVELAKDCQSCNVLLGLAEKGQTTYMCLQCSTLFEYPNPLKLHMALHCDKFELSYLWTLLADEFEKAEPESLSTDAVLPATALFEFKLTGSPTTSPQQISPILGDTLRTDSTNDSPSSSIGILPVVENLSSGNSAFKPYLQPALQNNLAVPIYSPEVRSCGSTVVQPAYQVPQIQLAPELHAAQMETIASNLGKSKQGHLCIYCGKVYSRKYGLKIHIRTHTGYKPLKCKHCLRAFGDPSNLNKHVRLHAEGATPYKCELCGKILVRRRDLERHIKSRHQEGAENLAVTDASSDAMDVE
- the LOC124292609 gene encoding PR domain zinc finger protein 13-like isoform X1 — translated: MFANEIRNLHGYYMYSVMAQSNLMKSLATLRNTISHRFAQSSVIATTALPHDAATEIVEMDRFKESRNLPIRNIEVIFIDGYIRLAKGQESLSSSWLKMVELAKDCQSCNVLLGLAEKGVIIRTIRYIAPGEELLLWFSDKVLAMLNIPFLVPANIQRQTTYMCLQCSTLFEYPNPLKLHMALHCDKFELSYLWTLLADEFEKAEPESLSTDAVLPATALFEFKLTGSPTTSPQQISPILGDTLRTDSTNDSPSSSIGILPVVENLSSGNSAFKPYLQPALQNNLAVPIYSPEVRSCGSTVVQPAYQVPQIQLAPELHAAQMETIASNLGKSKQGHLCIYCGKVYSRKYGLKIHIRTHTGYKPLKCKHCLRAFGDPSNLNKHVRLHAEGATPYKCELCGKILVRRRDLERHIKSRHQEGAENLAVTDASSDAMDVE